From the Natrarchaeobaculum aegyptiacum genome, one window contains:
- a CDS encoding glycosyltransferase family 2 protein, whose product MALSVVISTLNDRERLLTCLDALDERTPASTEVIVVNGPSSDGTTGAVRNRDDVDVLVEISERNPNVSRNAGLEVATGEAVAFLGGEYAIDHSWYDAAERTLAGDAAVVTGPITGERPGGSNGDPRIPTRMAGRDVTQFPGSNVAFDRTVLDALDGFDEYLTTGGARDCAHRVAGLGFEVDWDAAMAVRGPIGTDGGHDGPERDDRHRGLAYRLAKNYGLYPTVVGRIVHTAVRDSAAGTRRALAGQTPPTEWLTNGLEGVSDVAAGFRDGMQARYADRSARRNPNGISARHDRAVMVYDQRQADR is encoded by the coding sequence ATGGCGCTCTCGGTAGTGATTTCGACCCTCAACGACCGGGAGCGACTGCTCACCTGTCTCGACGCACTCGACGAGCGGACGCCGGCCTCGACGGAGGTGATCGTCGTCAACGGCCCCTCCTCCGACGGGACGACAGGTGCCGTCAGGAACCGAGACGACGTCGACGTCCTCGTGGAGATCTCCGAGCGAAACCCGAACGTCTCGCGCAACGCCGGGCTCGAGGTGGCCACGGGCGAGGCCGTCGCCTTCCTGGGCGGCGAGTACGCGATCGACCACAGCTGGTACGACGCGGCCGAACGGACGCTCGCCGGCGACGCGGCCGTCGTTACTGGGCCGATCACCGGCGAACGCCCCGGCGGGTCGAATGGCGATCCGCGCATTCCCACGAGGATGGCCGGTCGGGACGTCACCCAGTTTCCCGGATCGAACGTCGCGTTCGACCGGACCGTCCTCGACGCCCTCGACGGCTTCGACGAGTACCTCACGACCGGTGGCGCCCGTGACTGTGCCCACCGCGTGGCCGGACTCGGCTTCGAGGTCGACTGGGACGCGGCGATGGCTGTCCGGGGACCGATCGGAACCGACGGCGGCCACGACGGTCCGGAACGGGACGACCGCCACCGGGGGCTGGCCTATCGACTCGCGAAGAACTACGGCCTCTACCCGACCGTCGTCGGCCGAATCGTGCACACTGCCGTCCGTGACAGTGCGGCCGGAACGCGGCGAGCTCTCGCCGGGCAGACGCCGCCGACCGAGTGGCTCACGAACGGTCTCGAGGGAGTAAGCGACGTCGCAGCAGGTTTCCGTGACGGAATGCAAGCGCGATACGCCGATCGATCCGCGCGGCGGAACCCGAACGGCATCTCGGCCAGACACGACCGGGCGGTCATGGTGTACGACCAGCGACAGGCCGATCGCTAA
- a CDS encoding DUF368 domain-containing protein has product MRRTVWRHVRNQRETFRIYAYGLCMGTADALPGVSGGTVALLLGFYGRLIAAITALTPRRAVDVLRAYDAGRRDRAREALLEMDLQFLLPLGVGMVTAVALIAGTVSTLAETHPIVIFGFFMGLIAASAVVLFRSLSVSTARHAVAAATGITLAVLVSLDVFQLPGSGPAVIFVAGALAISAMILPGISGALILILLGQYVYMSDQLTAFLTAIGSLASGNGSFAAIADPGTAVVVFVFGGFVGLLTIARAVRRSLEYAREPTLLFLVGLVAGSVPAPLHEVTAYHALTTEVLGLLAVWGVVGAVTLFGLDRLAGGFDPE; this is encoded by the coding sequence ATGCGACGGACCGTCTGGCGTCACGTCCGGAACCAGCGCGAAACCTTTCGGATCTACGCCTACGGCCTCTGCATGGGCACTGCAGACGCCCTCCCCGGCGTCTCCGGCGGGACGGTCGCGCTCTTGCTCGGCTTCTACGGTCGACTGATCGCGGCGATCACGGCCCTGACGCCTCGCCGGGCGGTCGACGTCCTCCGGGCCTACGATGCCGGCCGACGAGACCGGGCACGGGAGGCTCTCCTCGAGATGGACCTTCAGTTTCTGCTTCCACTCGGCGTCGGGATGGTCACCGCCGTCGCCCTCATCGCGGGGACGGTCTCGACGCTCGCTGAAACCCACCCGATCGTGATCTTCGGCTTCTTTATGGGACTCATCGCGGCCTCCGCGGTCGTCCTCTTCCGGAGTCTCAGCGTCTCGACGGCACGCCACGCCGTGGCGGCCGCCACCGGAATCACCCTCGCCGTCCTCGTCAGTCTCGACGTCTTCCAGCTTCCGGGCAGCGGTCCTGCTGTTATCTTCGTCGCGGGCGCGCTCGCGATCAGCGCCATGATCCTGCCCGGCATCTCGGGGGCGCTCATCCTGATCCTGCTCGGCCAGTACGTCTACATGTCCGACCAGCTCACCGCCTTCCTCACTGCGATCGGGAGTCTCGCCTCCGGCAACGGCTCGTTCGCTGCCATCGCCGACCCGGGAACGGCCGTCGTCGTCTTCGTCTTTGGGGGCTTCGTCGGCCTCCTGACGATCGCACGGGCCGTCCGCCGCTCGCTCGAGTACGCCCGCGAGCCGACGCTGCTCTTTCTCGTCGGTCTCGTCGCCGGGTCAGTTCCCGCACCGTTGCACGAGGTCACAGCGTATCACGCGCTGACGACGGAGGTGCTGGGGCTGCTCGCAGTCTGGGGAGTCGTCGGTGCCGTCACGCTGTTCGGACTCGATCGCCTCGCCGGTGGCTTCGATCCCGAGTAG
- a CDS encoding NAD-binding protein yields the protein MAEDGPGRARLSEDWHRVLTTRAAVVLALMVAVLSVATALVNIGVDATGPLEPYVPHAVQDTASFTGAVTGFMMVASAFSLRRRLRAGWWATVLLCPATAVQGLLQSSPYSFPLIVISLLAIPVLLFTRSHFDRDLSLTTTQIAAGAALIGVQAYGTIGGYTLRDDFEGIDTILDAFYFTLITSSTVGYGDITPETHSTEAMLFTMSVLVLGVASFGFAIGSLVGPALQSRITNTLGRMTDSTLDLETEHVLVLGYGRLTEPIVDELERSGREFVVVTDDADAAETLDDRGILVVTGDPSNEAPLERAHVDSAGAILVATDDDATDALAILTAHELAPDTRLVAAATDRENTRKLERAGADVVISPAVLGGSLLVRSALGEDDSALLEDLLRD from the coding sequence ATGGCCGAGGACGGCCCGGGACGAGCCCGCCTCTCGGAGGACTGGCACCGGGTGTTGACGACGCGTGCGGCGGTGGTGCTCGCGCTGATGGTCGCCGTGCTCTCGGTAGCGACCGCCCTCGTCAACATCGGGGTGGACGCCACCGGCCCGCTCGAGCCGTACGTCCCCCACGCCGTGCAGGATACGGCCAGTTTCACCGGGGCCGTAACCGGGTTCATGATGGTCGCCAGCGCATTCTCGCTGCGTCGGAGACTCCGTGCCGGCTGGTGGGCGACCGTGCTGTTGTGTCCGGCGACGGCTGTCCAGGGACTGTTACAGTCGAGCCCGTACTCGTTTCCGCTGATCGTCATCTCGTTGCTCGCGATTCCGGTGCTCCTGTTTACCCGGTCGCACTTCGACCGGGACCTCTCGCTGACGACGACCCAGATCGCTGCGGGTGCAGCCCTGATCGGCGTGCAAGCCTACGGCACCATCGGCGGCTACACCCTCCGGGACGACTTCGAGGGAATCGACACCATCCTCGACGCCTTCTACTTCACGCTGATCACCTCGAGCACGGTCGGCTACGGCGACATCACCCCCGAGACCCACTCGACGGAGGCAATGCTGTTTACGATGTCCGTGCTCGTTCTCGGCGTGGCCAGTTTCGGTTTCGCGATCGGATCGCTGGTCGGCCCGGCGCTCCAGAGCCGCATCACCAACACACTCGGACGAATGACCGACTCAACACTCGACCTCGAGACCGAGCACGTCCTCGTGCTCGGCTACGGCAGACTGACCGAACCGATCGTCGACGAACTCGAGCGCAGCGGCCGGGAGTTCGTCGTCGTCACCGACGACGCCGACGCAGCAGAGACACTCGACGACCGGGGAATTCTCGTCGTCACCGGCGACCCCAGCAACGAGGCCCCGCTCGAGCGCGCCCACGTCGACTCCGCAGGGGCCATCCTCGTCGCGACCGACGACGACGCGACCGACGCACTCGCGATCCTGACCGCCCACGAACTCGCCCCCGACACCCGGCTCGTTGCCGCCGCGACAGACCGCGAGAACACGCGAAAGCTCGAACGCGCAGGCGCGGACGTGGTCATCAGTCCGGCCGTCCTCGGCGGGAGCCTGCTCGTGCGCTCGGCGCTCGGCGAGGACGACTCGGCGCTGCTCGAGGACCTGCTCAGGGACTGA
- a CDS encoding aldehyde dehydrogenase family protein, giving the protein MATRAAQRRAGLYVDGEWREPETGGTIEVADLAAGGSFARVAAADPAAARDALAAANATEPELRQTTIVERARWCEAIADGIRERREELAEVIVREAGKPISSARGEVEQAADRFDRAAEEARNVVSKGEYREGSTPGHEGWEAIVKHEPVGTVLCITPYNYPLATTALQVAPALAAGNAVVCKPASNTPVSAAILAEVIDETAALPAGAFNFVPGEAREIGDVLAGDDRVNAIAMTGSSGAGKHVARESGIVTLHLELGGNAPAIVFEDADLADVAGNCAKGAVKYAGQRCSAVSRVLAHESVHDELVDALEAELDAWPVGDLFEEETALGPLISPEQADWVETLVDDAVEKGADLIRGGERRAPEGVPDDLADQFVEPTLLANVPHDARIVHEEQFGPIAAVTTFEDEAEALEIANGSDLALDAAVFTSDYDRAMRVADRVDAGAVRINGAPSHGLGDIPFGGNRDSGIGREGIDAAIHELMRTKSIVL; this is encoded by the coding sequence ATGGCAACGAGAGCCGCACAGCGCCGAGCAGGGCTGTACGTCGACGGCGAGTGGCGCGAGCCCGAGACCGGCGGAACGATCGAGGTGGCTGACCTCGCGGCCGGCGGTTCGTTCGCTCGAGTGGCGGCGGCGGACCCGGCGGCAGCGCGGGACGCCCTCGCCGCGGCGAACGCCACCGAACCCGAACTTCGGCAGACGACCATCGTCGAGCGCGCCCGCTGGTGTGAGGCGATCGCAGACGGCATTCGCGAGCGTCGGGAGGAACTGGCGGAGGTGATCGTCCGCGAGGCTGGCAAGCCCATCTCGTCGGCTCGTGGCGAGGTCGAACAGGCCGCAGATCGGTTCGACCGCGCCGCAGAGGAGGCCCGCAACGTCGTTAGCAAAGGCGAGTATCGCGAGGGCTCGACGCCCGGCCACGAGGGCTGGGAGGCGATCGTCAAACACGAGCCGGTGGGGACGGTGCTCTGTATCACGCCGTACAATTACCCGCTGGCCACGACGGCGTTACAGGTTGCGCCTGCACTCGCAGCGGGTAACGCGGTCGTCTGCAAACCCGCGAGCAACACGCCGGTGTCGGCTGCGATCCTCGCCGAAGTGATCGACGAGACTGCAGCCCTCCCCGCGGGCGCGTTCAACTTCGTTCCCGGCGAGGCACGCGAAATCGGCGACGTGCTCGCCGGCGACGACCGGGTAAACGCCATCGCGATGACCGGTTCCTCCGGCGCGGGCAAGCACGTCGCCCGCGAGAGCGGCATCGTCACCCTCCACCTCGAGCTCGGGGGTAACGCGCCGGCGATCGTCTTCGAGGACGCCGACCTCGCCGACGTCGCGGGCAACTGTGCGAAGGGGGCGGTCAAGTACGCGGGCCAGCGCTGCTCTGCGGTCTCGCGCGTGCTCGCCCACGAGTCCGTCCACGACGAGCTCGTCGACGCACTCGAGGCCGAACTCGACGCCTGGCCGGTCGGCGACCTCTTCGAGGAGGAGACTGCACTCGGCCCGCTGATCAGCCCCGAGCAGGCCGACTGGGTGGAGACGCTCGTCGACGACGCCGTCGAGAAGGGGGCCGACCTGATTCGGGGTGGCGAACGTCGCGCACCCGAGGGCGTCCCAGACGACCTCGCCGACCAGTTTGTCGAGCCGACGCTGCTCGCGAACGTCCCCCACGACGCCCGGATCGTCCACGAAGAGCAGTTCGGCCCCATCGCCGCCGTCACCACGTTCGAGGACGAGGCGGAGGCCCTCGAGATCGCCAACGGCTCCGACCTCGCTCTCGACGCGGCTGTGTTCACGAGCGACTACGACCGCGCGATGCGGGTGGCAGACCGCGTCGACGCGGGCGCGGTCCGGATCAACGGCGCGCCGAGTCACGGGCTCGGCGACATCCCCTTCGGCGGCAATCGCGACTCCGGCATCGGCCGCGAGGGGATCGACGCCGCCATCCACGAGTTGATGCGCACGAAGAGTATCGTCCTCTGA
- the dpsA gene encoding DNA starvation/stationary phase protection protein DpsA — protein MSTQKTVRQPADVVEENALRLDQEKAEQIVDALNTELANSYVLYHQLKKHHWVVEGAEFLPLHEFLEEAYEHVEEGADAIAERAQALGGVPVSGPTNLERRATVEFEGEDVYDVRTMFENDLEMYGDIIESMRDSIELAENLGDHATAEILREILVTLEEDGHHFEHYLEDDTLVLEEATK, from the coding sequence ATGAGCACCCAGAAGACCGTCCGTCAGCCCGCAGACGTCGTCGAAGAGAACGCCCTTCGACTCGACCAGGAGAAGGCCGAACAGATCGTCGACGCACTGAACACCGAACTGGCGAACTCGTACGTCCTGTACCACCAGCTCAAGAAACACCACTGGGTCGTCGAGGGTGCGGAGTTCCTGCCGCTACACGAATTCCTCGAGGAGGCCTACGAACACGTCGAGGAGGGCGCAGACGCCATCGCCGAGCGCGCCCAGGCACTCGGTGGCGTCCCCGTCTCGGGGCCGACGAACCTCGAGCGACGTGCCACCGTCGAGTTCGAAGGTGAAGACGTCTACGACGTCCGCACCATGTTCGAAAACGACCTCGAGATGTACGGCGACATCATCGAATCGATGCGCGACAGCATCGAACTCGCCGAGAACCTCGGCGACCACGCCACCGCCGAGATCCTCCGTGAGATCCTCGTCACGCTCGAAGAGGACGGTCACCACTTCGAACACTACCTCGAGGACGACACGCTCGTGCTCGAGGAGGCGACGAAGTAA
- a CDS encoding CBS domain-containing protein: MEDIFVARVMSTSLKTVSSDTLVEDAADVMLTDEVSSVLVVDDQGGLEGILTSTDFVDIVAKSSPKAKTTVERYMSTDVVTATAQESIRDVADTMIEHGIKHVPVVDEDEGVIGIVTTTDLASYLSRVQRPSPT, from the coding sequence ATGGAAGACATCTTCGTCGCACGAGTCATGTCGACGTCACTGAAGACGGTGTCGTCTGACACGCTCGTCGAGGATGCCGCAGACGTAATGCTCACCGACGAGGTCAGTTCGGTCCTCGTCGTCGACGATCAGGGTGGACTCGAGGGGATCTTGACGTCGACTGACTTCGTCGATATCGTCGCCAAGAGCAGTCCAAAAGCGAAGACGACGGTCGAACGCTACATGTCGACCGACGTGGTGACGGCGACGGCACAGGAGTCGATCCGCGACGTCGCAGACACCATGATCGAACACGGGATCAAACACGTCCCCGTCGTCGACGAGGACGAGGGCGTGATCGGCATCGTGACGACGACGGACCTCGCGTCGTACCTCTCGCGAGTCCAGCGGCCGAGTCCAACCTGA